In gamma proteobacterium HIMB55, the genomic stretch AGGGGCGTGCACTACTGAGCGCCTTCAACTTCCCATTTAAGGGCTGAGGCGGAGTTATGGCTAAGAAATCGATGGTGGCCAGAGAGAATAAGCGCGCGCGTACGGTTGCAAAGTACGCTGCGAAGCGGGCCAAGTTGAAAGAGATTATCGCGGACGTTAACGCGAGCGACGACGCGCGCTGGGAAGCGCAGATCGCGCTTCAGAAGCTACCGCGCAATGCG encodes the following:
- a CDS encoding ribosomal protein S14 (PFAM: Ribosomal protein S14p/S29e), with amino-acid sequence MAKKSMVARENKRARTVAKYAAKRAKLKEIIADVNASDDARWEAQIALQKLPRNANPVRQQRRCQITGRPHGVYRKFGLCRNKLREAAMRGDVPGLVKSSW